In the genome of Dermacentor silvarum isolate Dsil-2018 chromosome 1, BIME_Dsil_1.4, whole genome shotgun sequence, one region contains:
- the LOC125940470 gene encoding uncharacterized protein LOC125940470, whose translation MPGGPKKFHTVYQFGRKRAKNKKRAKGTTSRDTATDQQATLVAKTPDNGDGGDSGSTSRGPATDAQVTRGAGVSDNGSPLNKGTTSRGSTTGQQATRGDAGDSDLQYDGILRADSGRVIVAARGDAGDSDLQNDGFLGTDSGRVIVAARGDAGDTDLQNDGILRADTGRVRVDARTVTSSEIAQVSARDQVTLDRLESTPATARKTAVFTDASDASSASAVDNAALYAIVDLNLLNVLLAALQCKVCGGCAKLVTGDRDYGLAKKLVVLCENCGEVAAQWNSRRVDGEKTCNPFEINMLATRAMLSSGNGQTAMNDIFASMGLSRRGLHNKTFQRHLKKTLEPAATRAAATVMTRCAKEVTELYDDICFGHKKNIAVCYDGTWLTRGHSSHIGVGTVVELFTGYVLDYHVMSNFCLGCENGPKPDSEGYDLWKLSHQCQKNTSCKSGQMEVEAGKILFERSLQRHNLRYTTMLCDGDSRTYNAIREAKVYGYIEVEKEDCVNHVRKRMGTALRNLLQKHKGEGKRSLGGKGRLTAELVDRLAIYYGRALKSHVGDVEAMSRAVMATFYHVTSTDSCPNHALCPAGEQSWCPHNAAKAKGEPEPRHKYNLPSDVAAALLPVYQRLSEKSLLQRCLRGRTQNSNESLHSVIWSLLAKEQHWSLVAVQAAVAEAVLRFNAGNEYAAAAVLTQLDMNITPTGSSRAKEKDLRRSTSSSKKRAASLGLAKAVKKKHHDSMHPDYSPGSF comes from the exons ATGCCTGGAGGACCGAAAAAGTTCCACACTGTGTATCAGTTCGGCCGAAAGCGAGCGAAAAATAAGAAACGCGCTAAGGGCACGACATCGCGGGACACTGCAACGGATCAGCAAGCGACCCTCGTCGCTAAGACACCCGACAACGGCGATGGAGGTGATAGCGGTTCGACATCGCGCGGCCCTGCAACCGATGCGCAAGTGACTCGTGGTGCTGGGGTATCCGACAACGGCAGTCCGCTAAATAAGGGCACAACCTCGCGCGGCTCTACAACGGGTCAGCAAGCAACTCGCGGCGACGCTG GTGATAGCGATCTGCAGTATGACGGCATCCTTCGCGCCGACTCCGGCCGTGTGATAGTTGCGGCACGCGGCGACGCTGGTGATAGCGATCTACAGAACGACGGCTTCCTTGGCACCGACTCCGGCCGTGTGATAGTTGCGGCTCGCGGCGACGCTGGTGATACCGATCTGCAGAACGACGGCATCCTTCGCGCCGATACCGGCCGTGTGAGAGTTGACGCTAGAACTGTCACGAGCAGCGAAATAGCTCAAGTGAGTGCCCGTGATCAAGTCACGCTTGATAGACTCGAGTCGACGCCGGCAACAGCGCGAAAGACTGCTGTTTTCACTGATGCAAGTGACGCGTCATCGGCCTCAGCCGTGGACAATGCTGCTTTATACGCGATTGTTGACCTGAACCTTCTGAATGTGCTGCTCGCTGCCCTGCAGTGCAAGGTATGCGGAGGGTGTGCGAAACTAGTCACGGGCGACCGTGACTACGGCCTCGCCAAGAAACTGGTCGTGTTGTGCGAGAATTGTGGTGAAGTTGCGGCGCAATGGAATTCGCGCAGAGTTGATGGTGAAAAGACATGTAATCCATTTGAGATTAACATGTTAGCCACACGTGCAATGCTCAGCAGTGGAAATGGCCAAACAGCCATGAACGACATCTTCGCGTCGATGGGGCTTTCGCGCCGGGGGCTCCACAATAAAACGTTTCAGCGCCACCTGAAGAAGACGCTAGAGCCTGCTGCCACCCGAGCTGCCGCGACCGTTATGACTCGGTGCGCGAAAGAAGTCACTGAACTGTATGATGACATTTGTTTTGGACACAAAAAGAACATTGCCGTGTGCTACGACGGAACTTGGTTGACAAGGGGACATTCCTCACATATTGGTGTTGGAACTGTTGTGGAGCTCTTCACTGGATATGTGCTCGATTATCATGTGATGTCTAACTTTTGTTTGGGGTGCGAGAATGGTCCTAAGCCAGACAGTGAGGGCTATGACCTTTGGAAGTTGAGCCACCAGTGCCAGAAAAACACAAGCTGCAAGTCTGGCCAGATGGAAGTAGAAGCAGGCAAAATCTTGTTTGAGAGGTCGCTTCAGCGACATAACCTTCGTTATACCACCATGTTGTGTGACGGTGACAGCCGCACATACAATGCAATTAGAGAGGCAAAAGTTTACGGATACATTGAAGTAGAAAAAGAGGATTGCGTTAACCATGTCAGAAAACGCATGGGCACTGCACTCCGCAACTTATTACAGAAACACAAGGGTGAAGGCAAACGAAGCCTCGGTGGCAAGGGGAGATTGACAGCTGAGCTGGTCGACAGGTTGGCTATCTACTATGGCCGAGCCCTAAAATCGCATGTTGGTGATGTGGAAGCCATGAGCCGTGCAGTGATGGCAACTTTTTATCATGTGACTTCCACTGACAGTTGCCCAAACCACGCCCTGTGCCCGGCTGGTGAGCAGTCTTGGTGCCCCCACAATGCAGCAAAGGCCAAAGGGGAGCCAGAGCCTAGGCACAAGTATAATTTGCCTAGTGATGTGGCTGCAGCTCTTTTGCCAGTGTACCAGCGCTTGTCAGAAAAGAGCCTGCTGCAGAGGTGCCTGAGGGGAAGGACTCAGAATTCGAACGAGTCTCTGCACTCTGTAATCTGGAGCCTGCTAGCAAAAGAGCAGCACTGGTCTCTAGTTGCAGTACAGGCAGCTGTTGCAGAAGCTGTGCTACGTTTTAATGCCGGCAACGAGTATGCAGCTGCAGCAGTGCTAACACAGCTGGACATGAATATAACACCCACTGGGTCCAGCAGGGCAAAAGAAAAGGACTTGCGGCGTAGCACAAGTTCTTCCAAAAAAAGGGCAGCATCACTTGGCCTTGCTAAGGCAGTCAAAAAAAAGCACCACGACAGCATGCATCCTGACTACTCCCCTGGTTCATTTTGA